A window of the Podospora bellae-mahoneyi strain CBS 112042 chromosome 6, whole genome shotgun sequence genome harbors these coding sequences:
- a CDS encoding hypothetical protein (EggNog:ENOG503Q31Y; COG:S) yields the protein MELMELVDNEPTARPFQCDWDGCGKSFNRKSDLQRHYRIHTNERPYQCNQPGCGKSFIQRSALTVHIRTHTGEKPHQCQHHGCGKRFSDSSSLARHRRIHTGKRPYKCAHDGCLKSFCRKTTMVKHQRRSHQRGIHSSELDDSMSDTGSEDSPSTPKSHSAMPWATAQQQHHHIPMMGPHGHHLQRAASFADFGQHMNGYSLQQQYNNQHRHSLSSGGAAEYHGLHQDPHPQAVHHHHQQQQPQPPQHHHHQNVPVVLQRTSSLPHHSYFVADSNNPGVATMNTNPHPGAPQVHHHQHAPQYQTIPRQAPVEMTYPSAPGLAASIQSSPSSFSAGSGRSPSTQEGFYTHAPPAQAATYALHATSPVVETQQQQQQQQQPQQQNMYPPQQAQAQPTSQPQEQKYYEPQPVREEEPQQNWYSGAHAVYQPPVEVATIGGYAAGGVYDPWGAGPKLEFDDGMQLPSARIESM from the exons atgGAACTCATGGAGCTTGTTGATAACGAGCCCACGGCCCGCCCTTTCCAGTGCGATTGGGATGGGTGTGGTAAG aGCTTCAACCGCAAGTCAGATCTCCAAAGACATTATCGGATTCACACCAACGAGCGGCCGTATCAGTGCAACCAGCCAGGATGCGGAAAGAGCTTTATCCAGCGGAGCGCGTTGACGGTTCACATCCGGACGCACACTGGCGAGAAGCCACATCAGTGCCAACACCATGGCTGCGGGAAGAGGTTCTCAGAC TCCTCGAGTCTTGCCAGACATCGCCGCATCCACACCGGCAAGCGACCGTACAAGTGCGCCCATGACGGCTGCTTGAAGAG CTTCTGCAGAAAGACCACCATGGTCAAGCACCAACGCCGCTCTCACCAACGAGGCATCCACTCCTCCGAGCTCGACGACTCCATGTCCGACACGGGCAGTGAGgactccccctccaccccaaagAGCCATTCCGCCATGCCCTGGGCCAcagcccaacagcaacatcaccacatccccatGATGGGACCCCACGgccaccatctccagcgTGCCGCGAGCTTCGCCGACTTTGGCCAGCACATGAACGGGTACAgcctccagcagcagtacaacaaccaacaccgccatTCTTTGTCGTCTGGCGGGGCAGCTGAATACCACGGCCTGCATCAGGATCCGCACCCCCAAGCtgttcaccaccaccatcaacaacaacaaccccagcctccccaacatcaccaccaccaaaacgTTCCCGTCGTGCTGCAGAGGAcgtcctccctcccccaccacagctACTTCGTCGCGgactccaacaaccccggcGTAGCAACAAtgaacaccaacccccaccctGGCGCCCCTCAggttcaccaccaccagcacgCCCCCCAATACCAAACCATCCCACGCCAAGCCCCCGTTGAGATGACCTATCCTTCCGCCCCCGGTCTTGCCGCCTCCATCCAGTCAAGCCcatccagcttctcggccggATCAGGCCggtccccctccacccaagAAGGGTTTTACACTCATGCCCCTCCCGCCCAAGCAGCGACATATGCTCTTCACGCGACGAGCCCAGTGGTGGAGactcaacagcagcagcagcagcagcaacaaccacaacaacagaacATGTACCCCCCCCAGCAAGCCCAGgcccaaccaaccagccaaCCTCAGGAGCAAAAGTATTATGAGCCGCAACCGGTCAGAGAGGAAGAGCCGCAGCAGAATTGGTATAGCGGTGCGCATGCTGTTTACCAGCCTCCGGTCGAGGTGGCGACGATTGGGGGGTATGCCGCCGGTGGTGTGTATGATCCGTGGGGGGCGGGGCCAAAGCTGGAGTTTGATGACGGGATGCAGTTGCCCAGTGCGAGGATTGAGTCGATGTAA
- the SEC18 gene encoding transport between ER and Golgi ATPase protein (COG:O; BUSCO:EOG09260NC6; EggNog:ENOG503NV43), whose product MDPRSALFGSGPRGGGSGGGLPGRNVQQQRPLQAGYPPQQQGGYGSPQQAGYGQAPPPRQQPGGYGQAPPPRQQAGGYGQTGSGRIPLRLAKVEDKTLQSQYIFGNLCAVSPRDFPPNRENTDVYIRLTGPQMKGGGDFVVTARPVPGFPDGCISLSDPQRTWCGVGLMDSLEGEVYDPFARSAQSYLGSIDVEIGFASLRKVVDAPYDQDELAEQFIAQFQNQLFAPGQKLLMDVKNVPLAITVKTVTLTDLSMQSQNGEEPPTLSDPRARGILHKHTSIGFYKDASSPLKLKASNKRPAANAIISPDFKFEDMGIGGLDAEFSTIFRRAFASRIFPPGLIEKLGIMHVKGMLLYGPPGTGKTLIARQIGKMLNAREPKIINGPEVLNKYVGQSEENIRKMFADAEKEYKEKGDESGLHIIIFDELDAVCKQRGSGAGGGTGVGDSVVNQLLSKLDGVDQLNNILLIGMTNRKDMIDDALLRPGRLEVQIEISLPDEFGRSQILKIHTSKMKENNVMGSDVDILELAARTKNFSGAELSGLVKSATSFAFARNIKAGTTASVSEDVVNMKVGMQDFLHALDEVKPAFGTDDSELEDVLPFGIIEYSRGISHILKDGMLYVKTVKEQPNLRVMSVLLHGPRSSGKTALAAKIAQLSDFPFIKLITPASLVGYRDELAKKDYLHKLFTDAYKSPLSLLVIDNIERLIDWVPVGARFSGSILNTLVTLLQTPPPKGHRLLILATTSQRSVLEQLDVTTAFDNRIPVPAISDLGELEAVLGQVGAFDGRHGRIVQEIERATGSREVNVGIKTVLTSLETAKLSESPEEWFVEQISGQIARYPGV is encoded by the exons TCAGGCGGGATACCCtccacagcagcagggagGATATGGCTCTCCACAGCAAGCCGGATATGGCCAggcgccaccacctcgccaGCAGCCAGGAGGATACGGCCAAGcgccccctcctcgacagcaGGCCGGAGGGTACGGCCAGACCGGCTCTGGCCGTATTCCGCTCAGGTTGGCAAAGGTCGAGGACAAGACCCTCCAGTCGCAATACATCTTTGGCAATCT CTGCGCCGTCTCCCCCCGAGACTTCCCACCCAACCGCGAAAACACCGATGTCTACATCCGCCTCACCGGCCCCCAGATGAAAGGCGGAGGCGACTTTGTCGTCACAGCGCGCCCAGTCCCCGGCTTCCCCGATGGCTGCATCAGCTTGTCCGACCCTCAAAGAACATGGTGCGGCGTTGGTCTGATGGACTCGCTCGAGGGCGAAGTCTACGACCCCTTTGCGAGGAGCGCGCAGAGCTATCTCGGCTCTATAGACGTCGAAATTGGGTTTGCGTCGCTGAGAAAGGTCGTCGACGCACCATACGATCAAGACGAGCTCGCCGAGCAGTTTATCGCCCAGTTTCAAAACCAGCTCTTCGCGCCAGGCCAGAAGCTGCTGATGGACGTCAAGAATGTGCCCCTGGCTATCACGGTCAAGACGGTCACCTTGACGGACTTGAGCATGCAATCGCAAAATGGCGAGGAGCCGCCCACGTTGTCAGACCCGCGCGCCAGGGGTATCCTGCACAAGCACACCAGCATTGGGTTCTACAAGGATGCGAGCTCGCCTCTGAAGCTCAAGGCGTCCAACAAGAGGCCTGCCGCTAATGCTATTATCAGCCCTGACTTCAAGTTTGAGGATATGGGTATCGGCGGTTTGGATGCCGAGTTCTCGACCATTTTCAGAAGAGCTTTTGCTTCGCGCATTTTCCCACCGGGCTTGAtcgagaagctggggatTATGCACGTCAAGGGTATGCTTCTTTACGGTCCTCCGGGTACAGGCAAGACGCTTATTGCCAGGCAAATTGGCAAGATGCTTAATGCCAGGGAACCAAAGATCATCAACGGTCCCGAAGTGCTGAATAAGTACGTTGGCCAGAGTGAGGAAAACATTCGCAAGATGTTTGCCGATGCCGAAAAGGAATACAAGGAAAAGGGAGACGAATCTGGGCTTCATATCATCATCTTTGACGAGTTGGACGCTGTCTGCAAGCAGAGAGGGTCTGGTGCCGGTGGCGGCactggtgttggtgacagTGTTGTCAACCAGCTGCTTTCCAAACTCGACGGTGTGGACCAGCTTAACAATATCCTGTTGATCGGAATGACCAACAGGAAGGACATGATTGATGACGCGTTGCTGCGGCCTGGTCGTTTGGAGGTGCAGATTGAGATTTCCCTGCCGGATGAGTTTGGCCGGTCGCAGATTCTCAAGATCCACACGAgcaagatgaaggagaatAATGTCATGGGGAGTGATGTTGATATTCTGGAGCTGGCAGCAAGGACGAAGAACTTTTCGGGTGCTGAGCTGAGCGGTTTGGTCAAGTCTGCGACGTCGTTTGCTTTTGCGAGGAACATCAAGGCCGGCACTACGGCTAGTGTCAGTGAGGATGTGGTGAACATGAAGGTTGGCATGCAGGATTTCTTGCACGCGCTGGACGAGGTCAAGCCCGCGTTTGGTACTGATGATtcggagctggaggacgTGTTGCCGTTTGGGATCATTGAGTACTCGAGGGGGATTAGCCATATTCTCAAGGACGGCATGCTCTATGTCAAGACTGTGAAGGAGCAGCCGAACCTGAGGGTGATGAGTGTTTTGCTTCATGGGCCGAGGTCGAGCGGCAAGACGGCGCTCGCGGCGAAAATTGCGCAGCTGTCGGATTTCCCTTTTATCAAGCTTATCACCCCGGCGTCGCTGGTGGGTTATAGGGATGAGCTGGCGAAGAAGGATTATTTGCATAAGTTGTTTACGGATGCTTACAAGTCCCCGTTGAGTTTACTCGTTATTG ACAATATTGAGCGTCTCATCGACTGGGTCCCCGTCGGCGCGCGCTTCTCTGGCTCTATCCTCAACACGCTCGTCACGCTTCTtcaaaccccaccacccaagggGCACAGGctgctcatcctcgccaccacGTCGCAGAGATCGGTGCTGGAGCAGCTCGACGTCACGACGGCGTTTGACAACCGGATTCCCGTGCCGGCGATCTCGGAcctgggcgagctggaggCGGTGCTGGGGCAGGTGGGCGCGTTCGATGGGAGGCACGGGCGGATCGTGCAGGAGATTGAGCGGGCGACGGGGAGCAGGGAGGTGAATGTGGGGATCAAGACGGTGCTGACGAGCTTGGAGACGGCGAAGCTGAGCGAGAGCCCGGAGGAGTGGTTTGTGGAGCAGATTTCGGGGCAGATTGCTAGGTATCCTGGGGTTTGA